In the genome of Tepidisphaeraceae bacterium, one region contains:
- a CDS encoding NADH-quinone oxidoreductase subunit A — MFNTAVLAQVTTNDAPSSWAPVVLLLLIGIGFAVGNVILSTLIGPSRTGPGKEETYESGMVPIGDTRQRFNVRFYIVAMIFLVFDVEIVFFYPWASIFPHAVQTPGSHSTLLLVEMVLFVAILLVAYIYAWAKGIFRWD, encoded by the coding sequence ATGTTCAATACCGCCGTGCTTGCTCAAGTGACGACGAACGATGCGCCTAGTTCCTGGGCGCCGGTCGTGCTGCTGCTGTTGATCGGGATCGGATTTGCCGTCGGCAATGTGATCCTGTCGACGCTGATCGGCCCCAGCCGTACGGGGCCTGGCAAGGAAGAGACGTACGAGAGCGGCATGGTGCCGATCGGTGACACGCGGCAGCGGTTTAACGTGCGGTTCTACATCGTGGCGATGATCTTCCTGGTCTTCGACGTCGAAATCGTCTTCTTTTACCCTTGGGCCAGCATCTTCCCGCACGCCGTGCAGACGCCGGGGTCGCATTCGACGTTGCTCCTGGTCGAGATGGTGCTGTTCGTCGCGATCCTGCTGGTGGCGTACATCTACGCCTGGGCCAAGGGAATTTTCCGCTGGGATTAG
- the ftsY gene encoding signal recognition particle-docking protein FtsY → MRFFSKTLDKLKGALKKTAAVLNTDVRTLFIPGRQIDDAFLAEMEEKFIRADMGVKNVSKMVAAVRDRWRLGKIKNATDAEAVVREQLLANWPNEERELGFAPSGPTVVLVAGINGAGKTTSIAKLAHLLKNEMGKKVMVCASDTFRAAAVDQLTIWSQRIGVEIVKHKMGADPAAVAYDACEAAKTRGIDVLIVDTAGRLHTQDHLMRELTKIRDVVAKRIEGAPHEVLLVIDATTGQNGVLQAMNFQKAIGVTGIILAKLDGTARGGVVVSIKEQLKIPVKFIGLGETPEDIETFDPQRFVDALFGEKVPATI, encoded by the coding sequence ATGCGATTCTTCTCTAAAACCCTCGACAAGCTAAAAGGCGCGCTGAAGAAGACCGCCGCGGTGCTCAACACCGACGTTCGGACGCTGTTCATTCCCGGGCGGCAAATCGACGACGCGTTTCTGGCCGAGATGGAGGAAAAGTTCATCCGCGCCGACATGGGCGTGAAGAACGTCAGCAAGATGGTCGCGGCCGTGCGCGACCGCTGGCGATTGGGCAAGATCAAGAACGCCACCGACGCCGAGGCCGTGGTCCGCGAACAACTGCTAGCCAACTGGCCCAACGAAGAGCGCGAATTGGGCTTCGCCCCCAGCGGGCCGACGGTGGTGCTGGTGGCGGGAATCAACGGCGCCGGCAAGACGACCAGCATCGCCAAGCTGGCCCACTTGCTGAAGAACGAGATGGGCAAGAAGGTGATGGTGTGCGCATCCGACACCTTCCGCGCCGCCGCCGTCGACCAGTTGACGATCTGGAGCCAGCGCATCGGCGTGGAAATCGTGAAGCACAAGATGGGCGCCGACCCCGCCGCCGTCGCCTACGACGCCTGCGAGGCCGCCAAGACGCGCGGCATCGACGTCCTGATCGTCGACACCGCCGGCCGGCTGCACACGCAGGACCACCTGATGCGCGAGCTGACCAAGATCCGCGACGTGGTCGCCAAACGCATCGAGGGCGCGCCGCACGAGGTACTGCTGGTCATCGACGCTACCACGGGTCAGAACGGCGTGCTGCAGGCGATGAACTTCCAAAAGGCCATCGGCGTTACCGGCATCATCCTCGCCAAGCTCGATGGCACCGCCCGCGGCGGGGTGGTGGTCTCGATCAAGGAACAGCTGAAGATCCCCGTCAAATTCATCGGTCTCGGCGAAACGCCCGAAGACATCGAAACCTTCGACCCGCAACGCTTCGTCGACGCCCTGTTCGGCGAAAAAGTCCCCGCGACCATATAA
- a CDS encoding L-lactate dehydrogenase: MPEKTNKVAIIGAGSVGATIAYACLIRGVAKRISIYDLNADKVQSELLDLNHGLQFVPMAIVDGSDDVAVCADADVIVVTAGAKQKPGQTRLDLTEANVRICRDLLPKLQAVAPRAIFLMVTNPVDVLTYVAMKITGLSPAQVIGSGTVLDSSRFRYLIGKHLDVAVQSVHAYIAGEHGDSEVPLWSSASIANIPLRDWARVNRGSMTRQEEADIFHNVRTAAAQVIAGKGATNYAIGLATAKILEALLHDEHRVLPVSSLISDVCFSLPSIVNSTGVEAVLPVPLHDAELTSLRKSAAVIRDAIKQAGF; encoded by the coding sequence ATGCCTGAGAAAACGAACAAAGTGGCGATCATCGGCGCCGGCAGCGTGGGCGCGACCATCGCGTACGCCTGCCTGATTCGCGGCGTGGCCAAACGCATCAGCATTTACGACCTGAACGCCGACAAGGTGCAATCGGAGCTGCTCGACCTCAACCACGGCCTGCAGTTCGTCCCCATGGCGATCGTGGACGGCAGCGACGACGTGGCCGTTTGCGCCGATGCCGACGTGATCGTGGTGACCGCCGGTGCCAAGCAGAAGCCGGGGCAGACGCGCTTGGATCTAACCGAAGCCAACGTGCGCATCTGCCGCGATCTGCTGCCCAAGCTGCAGGCGGTGGCGCCGCGGGCGATCTTCCTGATGGTCACCAACCCGGTCGACGTGCTGACGTACGTCGCGATGAAGATCACGGGGCTGTCGCCGGCGCAGGTCATCGGCAGCGGCACGGTATTGGACAGCAGCCGGTTCCGCTACCTGATCGGCAAGCATCTGGACGTGGCCGTGCAGAGCGTGCACGCCTACATCGCCGGCGAGCACGGCGACAGCGAGGTGCCGCTCTGGAGCAGCGCGAGCATCGCCAATATCCCGCTGCGCGACTGGGCCCGCGTGAACCGCGGTTCGATGACGCGCCAGGAAGAGGCCGACATCTTCCATAACGTCCGCACGGCCGCTGCGCAGGTGATCGCGGGCAAGGGCGCAACGAACTACGCGATCGGGCTGGCGACCGCCAAGATCTTGGAAGCGCTGCTGCACGACGAGCATCGCGTGCTGCCGGTCAGTTCGCTCATCAGCGACGTCTGCTTCAGCTTGCCCAGCATCGTCAACAGCACCGGCGTCGAAGCCGTGCTCCCCGTGCCGCTGCACGATGCAGAACTGACCTCGCTGCGCAAGAGCGCCGCGGTGATCAGGGACGCGATCAAGCAGGCGGGTTTCTAA
- a CDS encoding phospholipase D-like domain-containing protein, producing MGTWSIIAATAVVTYTLSLIIRALTSHEKKIQHEIQHQYPVGDEQFLRSVQHLLPPQFTTGNKVDRLVNGDQIFPAMLDAIRGAQRTIVFETFIYWQGDIGRRFVDALGERAQAGVKVHVLLDWLGSKRMDQQSIERLKGCGAQVERYHPLHWYNLRRANHRTHRKLLVIDGRIGFTGGVGIADEWMGDAQDPQHWRDTHFRVEGPAVAQMQAAFMDNWLKTHQRVLHGPDYFPKLEPAGSCTAQMFMSSPEEGSESARLMFLMSIACVAKSLRIASAYFVPDDLSVQELVNARKRGARVQIVVPGEHIDAHVVRRASRARWGPLLEAGIEIYEYQPTMFHCKVLIADEQWTSVGSANFDTRSFRLNDEANLNIYDVEFAERQAELFEADLKRAHRVTLEEWQNRPWMEKLMEHAAALLRAQL from the coding sequence ATGGGAACTTGGTCCATCATCGCGGCAACGGCGGTCGTCACGTACACCCTGTCGCTGATCATCCGCGCGCTCACGTCGCACGAGAAGAAGATCCAGCACGAGATCCAGCACCAGTACCCGGTCGGCGATGAGCAGTTCCTGCGATCGGTCCAGCACCTGCTGCCGCCGCAGTTCACCACGGGCAACAAAGTCGACCGTCTCGTGAACGGCGATCAGATCTTCCCCGCGATGCTCGACGCGATTCGCGGCGCGCAGCGGACGATCGTCTTCGAGACGTTCATCTACTGGCAAGGCGATATCGGCCGGCGCTTCGTCGATGCGCTCGGCGAGCGCGCGCAGGCCGGCGTGAAGGTGCACGTGCTGCTCGACTGGCTCGGCAGCAAACGCATGGACCAGCAATCCATCGAACGCCTGAAGGGCTGCGGCGCGCAGGTCGAGCGCTACCATCCGCTGCACTGGTACAACCTGCGCCGCGCCAACCACCGCACGCATCGCAAACTGCTGGTGATCGACGGCCGGATCGGCTTCACCGGTGGCGTGGGCATCGCCGACGAATGGATGGGCGACGCCCAGGACCCGCAGCACTGGCGCGACACGCACTTCCGCGTGGAAGGCCCGGCCGTGGCGCAGATGCAGGCGGCGTTCATGGACAACTGGCTGAAGACGCACCAGCGCGTCCTGCACGGCCCCGACTACTTCCCAAAACTCGAACCGGCCGGCAGCTGCACGGCTCAAATGTTCATGAGCAGCCCGGAGGAAGGCAGCGAGAGCGCGCGGCTGATGTTTTTGATGTCGATCGCGTGCGTCGCGAAATCGCTGCGCATCGCCAGCGCCTACTTCGTGCCGGATGACCTTTCAGTACAGGAACTGGTGAATGCGCGGAAGCGCGGCGCACGGGTGCAGATCGTGGTGCCCGGCGAACATATCGATGCGCACGTGGTCCGCCGTGCGTCACGCGCGCGTTGGGGGCCGCTGCTGGAGGCGGGCATTGAGATCTACGAGTACCAGCCGACGATGTTCCATTGCAAGGTGCTGATCGCCGACGAACAGTGGACATCGGTGGGCAGCGCGAACTTCGACACGCGGTCGTTCCGACTGAACGATGAGGCGAACCTGAACATCTACGACGTCGAGTTTGCCGAACGCCAAGCGGAACTGTTCGAAGCCGATCTGAAGCGTGCGCATCGCGTAACGTTGGAGGAATGGCAGAACCGGCCGTGGATGGAAAAACTGATGGAACACGCGGCGGCGTTGCTGAGGGCGCAGTTGTGA
- a CDS encoding glycosyltransferase — translation MAHPRILLIAESADPNGTDATLEGWQITRALANVTDTHVVTHARHRTAFEAAGLVHGQDFTAIGARDNVSAIAGSLAESPVALNWAAGAAQSAATAVAYARFEEVLWLQFRDRLRSGEFAVVHRVTPQNAAIPSPIAARLKEIDVPFVLGPITGTLPAPQNFSDARRSLPIKQPWMRYVREAYQFLPGYRSTRGCASAIIIGSREAGQRLPRGFADRSFYIPTSAVDDSRFTKVRTRVATRPIKVLFAGPLTEAKGADMLLEAAAPLVTAGKITLDYVGDGPLAQSMYDTTIRDGLDDGIRLHGPADPMDLQEWMIESDLLALPSVRETNGQTVLEAMSVGLPCAVVDYGTPGDIVTEQTGFLVPPGARHQIIASYRELMHDLWNDPEFIESRTHVARQHVAGLTWAAKANEIAGVYHWLLHQEAPAPRLPMPMRRAG, via the coding sequence ATGGCCCATCCACGCATCCTCCTGATCGCCGAATCGGCCGACCCGAACGGCACCGACGCCACGCTCGAAGGGTGGCAGATCACCCGCGCATTGGCGAATGTGACCGACACCCACGTCGTCACCCATGCGCGCCACAGGACCGCGTTCGAGGCGGCGGGGCTGGTGCATGGGCAGGACTTCACCGCCATCGGTGCGCGCGACAACGTCTCAGCGATCGCCGGCTCGCTCGCCGAGTCGCCCGTGGCGCTCAACTGGGCCGCCGGCGCAGCGCAAAGCGCCGCAACTGCCGTGGCTTACGCACGGTTTGAAGAGGTGCTGTGGCTACAGTTCCGCGACCGGTTGCGCAGCGGCGAGTTCGCGGTCGTGCACCGCGTCACCCCGCAAAACGCCGCCATCCCCAGCCCGATCGCGGCGCGCCTGAAGGAGATCGACGTGCCGTTCGTGCTCGGCCCGATCACCGGTACGCTGCCGGCGCCGCAGAACTTCAGCGACGCCCGCCGGTCGCTGCCGATCAAGCAGCCGTGGATGCGCTACGTGCGCGAGGCTTACCAGTTCCTGCCCGGCTACCGCTCGACGCGCGGCTGCGCCAGCGCGATCATCATCGGCTCGCGCGAGGCCGGCCAACGCCTGCCGCGCGGCTTCGCCGACCGCAGTTTCTACATCCCCACCAGCGCCGTCGACGACTCGCGCTTCACGAAGGTGCGCACCCGCGTCGCCACCCGGCCGATCAAGGTGCTCTTCGCCGGCCCGCTGACCGAAGCCAAGGGCGCCGACATGCTCCTGGAGGCCGCGGCCCCGCTGGTGACGGCGGGCAAGATTACGCTCGACTACGTGGGCGATGGCCCGCTCGCGCAGTCGATGTACGACACGACGATCCGCGATGGTCTCGACGACGGCATCCGCCTGCACGGCCCGGCCGACCCGATGGACCTGCAGGAGTGGATGATCGAATCTGATCTTCTGGCGTTGCCCAGCGTGCGCGAAACGAACGGCCAGACGGTCCTGGAAGCCATGAGCGTCGGCTTGCCCTGCGCCGTCGTCGACTACGGCACGCCCGGTGACATCGTAACCGAGCAGACCGGCTTCCTGGTGCCGCCCGGCGCCCGCCACCAGATCATCGCCAGCTATCGCGAGTTGATGCATGATTTGTGGAACGACCCCGAGTTCATCGAGTCGCGCACGCACGTCGCCCGCCAGCACGTCGCCGGCCTCACCTGGGCTGCCAAGGCCAACGAGATCGCGGGCGTGTATCACTGGTTGCTGCACCAGGAAGCGCCGGCGCCCCGGCTGCCGATGCCGATGCGGCGAGCGGGGTAA
- a CDS encoding NUDIX hydrolase: MFSIITQGNWHPGQISMTEVPSGRRIVDEVEQGIESAWRAAAKPGVQLFDGPMCRLESYDASADVLHLRFSPTSYRINVGTNLNYAAALADRYGSDVFANPLGASVALTTSDGHLLLGRRGGRVAYYPHRVHPFAGAVEPRECRDVFEIVYRELQEELNLPREQVRDVRCIGLVQDNSIRQPELIFTASTPRTSAAVASELDDAEHDSIWPVKLEPAALDTAVDDPILTPIAAATITMWRAATWQ; encoded by the coding sequence CTGGCATCCCGGACAGATCTCGATGACCGAGGTTCCGTCCGGGCGGCGCATTGTGGATGAAGTGGAACAGGGCATCGAGTCGGCCTGGCGTGCTGCGGCCAAGCCGGGGGTGCAATTGTTCGACGGGCCGATGTGTCGGCTGGAATCGTACGACGCGTCGGCCGATGTGCTGCACCTGCGGTTCTCCCCCACCAGCTACAGGATCAACGTCGGCACGAACCTGAACTACGCGGCGGCGTTGGCCGATCGATATGGTTCAGACGTGTTCGCCAACCCGTTGGGCGCCAGCGTCGCGCTGACGACGTCCGACGGTCATCTGCTGCTCGGCCGGCGTGGTGGACGCGTGGCGTACTACCCGCACCGCGTACACCCGTTCGCCGGTGCCGTGGAACCGCGCGAGTGCCGCGACGTGTTCGAGATCGTCTACCGCGAGTTGCAGGAAGAGCTGAACCTGCCGCGCGAGCAGGTGCGGGACGTCCGCTGCATCGGCCTCGTGCAGGACAACTCGATCCGCCAGCCCGAGTTGATCTTCACCGCCAGCACCCCACGCACGAGCGCCGCCGTCGCCAGTGAACTGGATGATGCCGAACACGATTCAATCTGGCCGGTGAAGCTGGAACCTGCCGCGCTGGACACCGCCGTGGACGATCCGATCCTCACTCCCATTGCCGCGGCTACAATCACGATGTGGCGAGCGGCGACGTGGCAGTAG
- a CDS encoding flavin reductase family protein, whose product MEFNFDELPARERYALLTAVVVPRPIALVTTIDTDGRVNAAPFSFFNAMGSDPPVVVLGVGDRERDVPKDTAANIRATGEFVVNVVVEAIAEQMNLTATDFPAGVDELAAVGLTAVPSTRVRPPRVAESPVNLECRELSTIEFGRNRIIVGQVLHLHANDELLDDRGRVKPGALHAVGRMQSPGAYTRTREQFHLDRLAYDELLKGQP is encoded by the coding sequence ATGGAGTTCAACTTTGACGAACTTCCCGCCCGCGAGCGTTACGCGCTGCTGACGGCCGTCGTCGTGCCGCGGCCGATCGCGCTGGTGACGACGATCGACACCGACGGCCGCGTGAACGCCGCGCCGTTCAGTTTCTTCAACGCCATGGGCAGCGACCCACCGGTGGTGGTGCTTGGCGTGGGCGATCGCGAGCGCGACGTGCCGAAGGATACCGCTGCCAACATTCGCGCTACCGGTGAGTTCGTGGTGAACGTAGTCGTCGAGGCGATCGCCGAGCAGATGAACCTCACCGCGACGGATTTCCCCGCCGGCGTCGATGAATTGGCCGCCGTCGGTCTCACAGCCGTCCCATCGACGCGCGTGCGCCCGCCGCGCGTAGCAGAGAGCCCGGTAAACCTGGAGTGCCGCGAGCTGTCGACGATCGAGTTCGGCCGCAACCGCATCATCGTTGGCCAAGTGCTACACCTGCACGCGAATGACGAATTGCTCGATGACCGTGGCCGTGTGAAGCCCGGCGCGCTCCACGCCGTTGGCCGCATGCAGAGTCCTGGAGCCTACACGCGCACGCGAGAGCAGTTTCATCTGGACCGCTTGGCGTACGATGAGCTTTTAAAGGGCCAGCCTTAG
- the nusB gene encoding transcription antitermination factor NusB: MLSRRKTRELAMQVLFLWDTNGQSDHALAAQLVDDGSTEDATRRDALAMAAGAWNGRDVADKWVERLAPQWPPRRQPAVDRNLLRLAIYEMTATDTPAKVVIDEAIELAKSFSTENSPSFINGVLDAVLHERTALLEGAAKPE, from the coding sequence ATGTTAAGCAGGCGGAAAACACGCGAACTGGCGATGCAGGTGCTGTTCCTGTGGGACACGAACGGCCAGAGCGACCACGCGCTGGCGGCGCAGCTCGTGGACGATGGCTCGACCGAGGATGCCACGCGCCGCGACGCCCTGGCGATGGCCGCCGGCGCGTGGAACGGGCGCGACGTGGCCGACAAGTGGGTCGAGCGGCTCGCCCCGCAGTGGCCCCCGCGCCGCCAACCGGCCGTCGACCGCAACCTGCTGCGGCTTGCGATCTACGAGATGACCGCCACCGACACGCCAGCGAAGGTCGTCATTGATGAGGCGATCGAACTGGCGAAGTCGTTCTCAACCGAAAACAGCCCCAGCTTCATCAACGGCGTGTTGGACGCGGTGCTGCACGAGCGAACGGCCTTGCTGGAAGGCGCCGCTAAGCCAGAATAG
- a CDS encoding CARDB domain-containing protein, whose product MRNTLVLNRAVALSLSAVLAVLTGCQNSNSRDGGMSSSGSGGSKGSSGGMLSETTTDPSAKQATGDKAMANRETQLLESLAYPTGNRETSAVLLEKMGSKQIRMGQPYEYQLKVTNLTDAPLAGVEISEQLGENFKVTTAQPEAQQRNGQNVYSLGELKPGESRTINVTGTANGPGEVTSCTTIAYNPTLCTVATVIAPKINIAKSGPQQADICEEIVYKYSISNTGTGTETNVRVVDTLPDGLVSADGKKTIDFTVDAIPEGKTREFEARVRPDRVGEYSSQAKASSASGEVQSEQITTRVIAPELKVAVNGPEREYVGKAVTYEVTVENSGQAAARNAQLSFDGAGEATIAAIGGEGEAQTASGSVGGDGGQIGNIEPGQTRRYRVTVPAERAGTINVNAVAKAECAKDASAMASTTIETLPALLLEVVDRDDLVRIGESAYYTIKVTNQGTGPDTNIGITATLPPELQFVSGSGASQAQNQGQEVRFAPVPSLAAGKSIEWNVEAKATKAGDVRFRLDMNSDSLGKNVTETEATRLY is encoded by the coding sequence ATGCGTAACACACTCGTCCTGAACCGCGCTGTCGCCTTGTCGTTGAGCGCGGTGCTGGCAGTTCTTACCGGTTGTCAGAATTCTAACTCGCGCGATGGCGGCATGTCGTCGTCGGGCAGTGGCGGGTCGAAGGGCTCATCGGGAGGCATGCTATCGGAGACCACGACCGACCCCTCCGCAAAGCAGGCCACCGGTGACAAGGCCATGGCCAACCGGGAGACGCAGCTGCTTGAATCGCTGGCGTACCCCACCGGTAACCGTGAGACGAGTGCCGTGCTACTGGAAAAGATGGGATCGAAGCAGATCCGCATGGGCCAGCCCTATGAGTATCAGCTGAAGGTCACCAACCTCACCGACGCGCCGCTGGCCGGCGTGGAGATCAGCGAGCAGCTCGGTGAAAACTTCAAGGTGACGACCGCCCAGCCCGAGGCGCAGCAGCGCAACGGGCAGAACGTCTACTCGCTCGGTGAGCTCAAGCCCGGCGAGAGCCGCACGATCAACGTCACCGGCACGGCCAACGGCCCCGGTGAGGTCACCAGCTGCACCACCATCGCGTACAACCCCACGCTCTGCACGGTCGCAACCGTGATCGCCCCAAAGATCAACATCGCCAAGAGCGGGCCGCAGCAGGCCGACATCTGCGAGGAGATCGTCTACAAGTACTCGATCTCCAACACCGGCACCGGTACCGAGACCAATGTGCGCGTCGTGGACACGCTACCCGACGGCCTCGTGTCGGCCGATGGCAAGAAGACCATCGACTTCACGGTCGACGCAATCCCGGAAGGCAAGACTCGCGAGTTCGAGGCGCGCGTGCGGCCCGACCGCGTCGGTGAGTACAGCAGCCAGGCCAAGGCCAGCAGTGCCAGTGGTGAAGTTCAAAGCGAACAGATCACGACGCGCGTGATTGCACCGGAACTGAAGGTCGCCGTGAATGGTCCCGAGCGTGAGTACGTCGGCAAGGCCGTGACGTACGAGGTGACGGTCGAGAACAGCGGTCAGGCTGCGGCCCGCAACGCGCAGCTGTCGTTCGACGGCGCCGGTGAGGCGACGATCGCCGCCATCGGAGGCGAGGGCGAGGCCCAGACCGCCTCCGGAAGCGTGGGTGGTGACGGTGGCCAGATCGGCAACATCGAGCCCGGCCAGACCCGCCGCTACCGCGTGACCGTGCCGGCCGAGCGCGCCGGCACCATCAACGTGAATGCTGTCGCCAAGGCCGAGTGCGCCAAGGACGCTAGCGCCATGGCGTCGACCACCATCGAGACCCTTCCGGCCCTGCTGCTGGAGGTCGTCGACCGCGACGACCTGGTCCGCATCGGTGAGAGCGCGTACTACACGATCAAGGTGACCAACCAGGGCACCGGCCCGGACACCAACATCGGCATCACCGCCACGCTGCCCCCGGAACTACAGTTCGTCAGCGGCTCGGGTGCCAGCCAGGCACAGAACCAGGGTCAGGAGGTCCGCTTCGCCCCGGTGCCCAGCCTGGCGGCCGGCAAGTCGATCGAATGGAACGTCGAAGCCAAGGCCACCAAGGCCGGTGACGTCCGCTTCCGCCTGGATATGAACAGCGATTCGCTCGGCAAGAACGTGACCGAAACCGAAGCGACCCGTCTGTACTAA